Proteins found in one Ctenopharyngodon idella isolate HZGC_01 chromosome 16, HZGC01, whole genome shotgun sequence genomic segment:
- the LOC127497833 gene encoding glycoprotein-N-acetylgalactosamine 3-beta-galactosyltransferase 1-like isoform X2, whose product MISQHILLFCGICIGFLFVQQLISVRFDLLARALPSPHTLSFQAKSHAWTKNDEQAQSLYSHVRVLCWVMTRPENLQKKLQHIRATWAKHCNQVLYMSSQSSDFPTVGLNVSEGRSQLYWKTIRAFQYLHAHHLQHADWFLKADDDTFVVVENLRYLLSHHDTEEPVYFGHKFRPFVRQGYMSGGAGYVLSREALRRFVQGFSTGRCKHFSSVEDMALGRCMETMGVKAGDSRDPNKRETFNPFRPENHLIPPENGKQTWGYSYYKTRR is encoded by the exons ATG atttcTCAGCACATATTGCTATTTTGTGGGATATGCATTGGTTTTCTCTTTGTTCAACAACTCATAAGTGTTAGATTTGACCTTCTAGCCAGAGCACTTCCATCTCCACATACTCTTTCCTTTCAAGCCAAAAGTCATGCATGGACAAAGAATG ATGAGCAGGCACAGTCCCTGTATTCCCATGTGCGTGTGTTGTGTTGGGTCATGACGAGGCCTGAAAATCTGCAGAAAAAGCTCCAGCACATTCGTGCCACCTGGGCTAAACACTGTAACCAGGTGCTGTACATGAGCTCGCAGAGCTCCGACTTCCCCACCGTGGGGCTCAATGTCAGCGAGGGCCGATCTCAGCTGTACTGGAAGACCATCCGTGCCTTTCAGTACCTCCATGCCCACCACCTCCAGCATGCCGACTGGTTCCTCAAAGCAGACGACGACACATTTGTGGTGGTTGAAAACCTGAGATACCTACTTTCCCATCATGACACTGAGGAGCCTGTTTATTTCGGCCACAAGTTCCGGCCGTTCGTACGTCAGGGTTACATGAGCGGAGGTGCCGGATACGTTCTGAGCCGAGAGGCTCTCAGGAGATTTGTGCAAGGTTTCAGCACAGGACGCTGCAAGCATTTCAGCTCCGTGGAGGACATGGCCTTAGGAAGGTGCATGGAGACCATGGGAGTGAAGGCCGGGGATTCAAGAGATCCAAACAAACGAGAAACATTTAATCCTTTTAGACCGGAAAACCACCTTATTCCCCCAGAGAATGGAAAACAGACCTGGGGCTACAGTTACTACAAAACCAGACGG taa
- the LOC127497833 gene encoding glycoprotein-N-acetylgalactosamine 3-beta-galactosyltransferase 1-like isoform X1 — MISQHILLFCGICIGFLFVQQLISVRFDLLARALPSPHTLSFQAKSHAWTKNDEQAQSLYSHVRVLCWVMTRPENLQKKLQHIRATWAKHCNQVLYMSSQSSDFPTVGLNVSEGRSQLYWKTIRAFQYLHAHHLQHADWFLKADDDTFVVVENLRYLLSHHDTEEPVYFGHKFRPFVRQGYMSGGAGYVLSREALRRFVQGFSTGRCKHFSSVEDMALGRCMETMGVKAGDSRDPNKRETFNPFRPENHLIPPENGKQTWGYSYYKTRRGPDCCADFAISFHYVKPADMYMLEYFAHHLRPFGYKYRFNTIQQNSTSELKPHYKYNRQE; from the exons ATG atttcTCAGCACATATTGCTATTTTGTGGGATATGCATTGGTTTTCTCTTTGTTCAACAACTCATAAGTGTTAGATTTGACCTTCTAGCCAGAGCACTTCCATCTCCACATACTCTTTCCTTTCAAGCCAAAAGTCATGCATGGACAAAGAATG ATGAGCAGGCACAGTCCCTGTATTCCCATGTGCGTGTGTTGTGTTGGGTCATGACGAGGCCTGAAAATCTGCAGAAAAAGCTCCAGCACATTCGTGCCACCTGGGCTAAACACTGTAACCAGGTGCTGTACATGAGCTCGCAGAGCTCCGACTTCCCCACCGTGGGGCTCAATGTCAGCGAGGGCCGATCTCAGCTGTACTGGAAGACCATCCGTGCCTTTCAGTACCTCCATGCCCACCACCTCCAGCATGCCGACTGGTTCCTCAAAGCAGACGACGACACATTTGTGGTGGTTGAAAACCTGAGATACCTACTTTCCCATCATGACACTGAGGAGCCTGTTTATTTCGGCCACAAGTTCCGGCCGTTCGTACGTCAGGGTTACATGAGCGGAGGTGCCGGATACGTTCTGAGCCGAGAGGCTCTCAGGAGATTTGTGCAAGGTTTCAGCACAGGACGCTGCAAGCATTTCAGCTCCGTGGAGGACATGGCCTTAGGAAGGTGCATGGAGACCATGGGAGTGAAGGCCGGGGATTCAAGAGATCCAAACAAACGAGAAACATTTAATCCTTTTAGACCGGAAAACCACCTTATTCCCCCAGAGAATGGAAAACAGACCTGGGGCTACAGTTACTACAAAACCAGACGG GGCCCTGACTGCTGTGCGGATTTTGCGATATCGTTTCATTATGTGAAACCTGCAGACATGTACATGCTGGAGTATTTTGCACATCACCTCCGACCATTTGGATACAAGTACAGATTCAACACTATTCAACAAAACAGCACCAGTGAACTTAAACcacattacaaatacaatagacaagaataa